A window of the Verminephrobacter eiseniae EF01-2 genome harbors these coding sequences:
- a CDS encoding winged helix-turn-helix transcriptional regulator, translated as MSSKENTAINQLFAKLECRYALRVLWALKDGHPQTFRLLQDSVGSITPNTLNTRLKELRAAGFVDHGSDGYTITPSGADLLKRLNDVQAFATRWVASQAKKVEAG; from the coding sequence ATGAGCTCCAAAGAAAATACCGCCATCAACCAGTTGTTCGCAAAGCTCGAATGCCGCTATGCGCTGCGCGTGCTGTGGGCCTTGAAGGACGGTCATCCCCAAACCTTTCGTCTGCTGCAAGACAGCGTGGGCAGCATCACCCCCAATACGCTCAACACCCGCCTCAAGGAACTGCGCGCCGCAGGCTTTGTCGACCATGGCAGCGACGGCTACACCATCACCCCCTCGGGCGCCGATCTGCTCAAGCGGCTGAACGATGTGCAAGCCTTCGCCACCCGCTGGGTGGCCAGCCAGGCCAAGAAGGTGGAAGCAGGTTGA